CGGCCTATCGCGCGGCCAATGGATGTCGTTATGATATTCGCGCAGGTTGAACGAGGGGAACAATGCGATGGCTGACAACGCCACGAGAAACGTTGCCGCTTTCACCGCCAGGGCCGCCAGCAGAAGGTTGCGCCGAGCCGGACCCCAGAACCGCGCGGCGCCAGGCCCCTCGACCGCCGCAGAGCCTGCCCCGCGGCCAACCGGCCCCTCACCAGCCACTGGCCCGCCTATTTCGCTTTCACGTTTCACCCTTCACTTGTTCACCCATTCAGAACGGCTCTCCTGTCACCACGTTCGACGATGTCCTCTTCTGCAGCCACAGGATGTCCTTGTTCCCGGGCTGGTTCCGGCTGCCCGCCCGCTTGATCTTCGCACCAACCGCCGTCCGCGGATCGGTCCACTTGTGAATCTCGGAATGGGCATCAGCAAAGGCGATGCCGCAGGCGAAATTATGATAGCTGCCCGGCACGTCCACCCACGCCGTCGGCATCGCCATCGAGACCGCGAACTGCGCGTCGTTGATGCTGTACTCGTCTTCGTCCAGCAACACCCAAAGGCCAGCCGGCCCGGGGGCCGTCATGTCGGCAAACTTCCCGTACGTCCGCCACGGGTCATTCGCCTTGTTATGATGCTTGCCGTCCAGCCACGGAGCGTCCACGGCGGACAGCGGCGGCAGCGGCTTGGTCCCCACCGCCTGGCTCATCGAGAAGGTTCGCACCCGGGGATAGCTCACACCGGCGATGATTACCGTGCTATGATCGGCCGGACAGTGGTAAAGCCCCGGGTTGTTTCCCGTGTACAGCGCCAGCTTCGCATAACGGGGGTCCGTAAGAAAAAGGGTGTTGGTTGCCTGCTCGGGAATTTTCATCGTGCCCGCGACCCAGCTCGAATTGGTGCCGTGCTCCGGGTTGGGCGGCAACCAGTCGTTGTAATCCGCCGCGTACAGGTGAACGGCCCGTATCATTTGGTGGCCATTGTTCATGCAATAGACGCCCTGCGCTCTGCCCTTGGCGCGATTCAACACCGGCAGGAGCAGCGCCGCCAGGATGCCAATAATCGCAATGACCACCAGCAACTCGATCAGCGTGAAACCGCACCCCGGTCCTGCGCTTTGAACTCTGCATTTTGCCCTCACCTCACCCCGCCCAGTTGAAGTTCACAAACTGCTTCACCG
This region of Verrucomicrobiia bacterium genomic DNA includes:
- a CDS encoding prepilin-type N-terminal cleavage/methylation domain-containing protein; the encoded protein is MRAKCRVQSAGPGCGFTLIELLVVIAIIGILAALLLPVLNRAKGRAQGVYCMNNGHQMIRAVHLYAADYNDWLPPNPEHGTNSSWVAGTMKIPEQATNTLFLTDPRYAKLALYTGNNPGLYHCPADHSTVIIAGVSYPRVRTFSMSQAVGTKPLPPLSAVDAPWLDGKHHNKANDPWRTYGKFADMTAPGPAGLWVLLDEDEYSINDAQFAVSMAMPTAWVDVPGSYHNFACGIAFADAHSEIHKWTDPRTAVGAKIKRAGSRNQPGNKDILWLQKRTSSNVVTGEPF